Proteins encoded by one window of Deltaproteobacteria bacterium:
- a CDS encoding response regulator transcription factor has protein sequence MTLLRVAIADDHVVLRVGLRAFLEEQTDPQIDIVGEASDGDGAVALVTEKRPDVLILDLSMPGLGGLGTVIELRRQRVRTRILVLTQHAEEVYLRRALEAGANGYLLKTARGEELLSALRAVASGGTYVDPGLAGALLPGRRSEEPVPANDEEMLHLLTPREQQVLGLVAEGLSNKEIAASLGVAVKTAMAHRANMMEKLSIHNRSKLVQFAIRVGLLTLDPHSD, from the coding sequence ATGACCCTCCTACGAGTCGCCATCGCCGATGATCACGTGGTGCTCCGGGTGGGCCTGCGGGCCTTCCTCGAGGAGCAGACCGATCCCCAGATCGACATCGTCGGGGAGGCCAGCGACGGGGACGGCGCCGTGGCGCTGGTCACGGAGAAGCGCCCCGACGTGCTCATCCTCGATCTCTCCATGCCCGGGCTCGGCGGGCTCGGGACCGTGATCGAGCTGCGCCGCCAGCGGGTGCGCACCCGCATCCTGGTGCTGACCCAGCACGCCGAGGAGGTGTACCTGCGGCGGGCCCTCGAGGCGGGTGCCAACGGCTACCTGCTGAAGACCGCCCGGGGCGAGGAGCTGCTCTCGGCCCTGCGCGCCGTCGCCAGCGGCGGGACCTACGTCGATCCGGGGCTCGCCGGCGCGCTGCTGCCGGGGCGCCGGAGCGAGGAGCCGGTCCCCGCGAACGACGAGGAGATGCTCCACCTGCTCACGCCCCGGGAGCAGCAGGTGCTGGGGCTGGTGGCCGAGGGCCTCTCCAACAAGGAGATCGCCGCGTCCCTCGGGGTGGCGGTGAAGACCGCCATGGCCCACCGGGCGAACATGATGGAGAAGCTGAGCATCCACAACCGCTCGAAGCTGGTGCAGTTCGCCATCCGCGTCGGGCTGCTCACCCTCGACCCCCACAGCGACTGA